Proteins encoded together in one uncultured Desulfosarcina sp. window:
- the gltB gene encoding glutamate synthase large subunit, with product MTSSGNPTVGGPSSGGLYHSTFEHDACGVGMICDLRNRRTHDLVRDALQILVNLTHRGACGCDETTGDGAGILLQTPHRFLETAAREAGVHLPAEGEYAAGLVFLPTDKASREAAEAVVVQSVQDHGLTFLGWRPVPVNPEACGDLARRVMPAIQMALVGRGDGDGFERRLYLARRTAENRVRRQATSADADLFHIASLSSRTLVYKGMLLADQMTAFYPDLADPTMASALALVHQRYSTNTFPSWDLAQPFRYLCHNGEINTVRGNVNWMRAREPLFRSDEFGGHLAELLPVATPGASDSAILDNALELLLHTGRPLAQCMMMLIPEAWQHHETMSPAKKEFYAYHACLMEPWDGPAAIAFTDGRQVGAVLDRNGLRPSRYTVTRDDRVIMASETGVLPVNPTNVAVKGRLEPGRMFLVDLDQGRIVHDDEIKATMAARKPYGRWMKDNQVHLSDLAPTDPPAAVQGEALQREQRRFGYTAEDLKIVLGPMAVKGVEPTGSMGDDIPLAILSSRPRLLYDYFRQLFAQVTNPPLDAIREKLVTALSATIGREHNLFEETPLHCRQLVLDHPLLTPAQLSAIRTSGHDELRTADLNISWPVSEGGPGLIQALESLCRYAVRQVEAGARLLVLSDREIPGGQAPMPALLATAAVHHHLIAIGMRARCGLIVETGEAREIHHICCLLGYGAGAVVPWLALDTIADLARDNRLEGIDAATAQSHYFAAIDKGILKVLSKMGISTLQSYHGAQIFECVGLDPSVTRRWFGETVSRIGGADMDTLAKEIAARCAPVDKPTDAPLLAVGGRYKWRRGGEVHQYNPETIPLIQQAVRRGDADAWQRYCRAVQGLNREEGLIRGRFEFTDADTPLPLEAVEPWTEIVKRFKTGAMSYGSISKEAHETQAIAMNRIGGRSNSGEGGEDADRFTRDPNGDWRNSAIKQIASGRFGVTIAYLASAGELQIKMAQGAKPGEGGQLPGEKVYPWIAKTRHSTPWVGLISPPPHHDIYSIEDLAQLIYDLKCANPQARINVKLVSEVGVGTVAAGVAKAGADVILISGESGGTGAAPLTAIRYGGLPWELGLSETQQTLIQNGLRDRVVLECDGQLKTAHDVAVACLLGAQEFGFGTISLVALGCVMMRVCHLNTCPVGIATQDPELRKKFAGKPEHLVRLMPFVAEDLRIIMARLGFRTIDEMSGRVDRLRIAASDGHWKSGGLDLGPVLHRPAVPPHIQRLCIPKGLIQAGDASPDADLIARAAPALDHKTPVTIDLAISNVRRTLGTRLSYEVARRHGQTGLPDDTIVINAAGSAGQSFMAFGAAGISVHVHGDANDYFGKGLSGAVLSIRPPIRSSFIAEENIIIGNVALYGATSGRAFIRGRAGERFAVRNSGAVAVVEGVGDHGCEYMTGGRVVVLGPTGRNFAAGMSGGIAYVLDDENGWFRQFGCNRESVDLEPLYTADVEDVARHLEAHLEITGSDVARRLLENRNALGAMFVKVMPIEYKRALARMRAEPDMSGERN from the coding sequence ATGACCTCAAGCGGCAACCCCACCGTTGGCGGCCCGTCCTCCGGAGGCCTCTACCACTCGACGTTCGAACACGACGCCTGCGGCGTAGGTATGATCTGCGACCTCCGAAACCGTCGCACCCACGACCTGGTTCGCGACGCCCTGCAAATCCTGGTGAACCTGACCCACCGGGGCGCATGCGGCTGCGACGAAACCACCGGCGACGGAGCCGGCATCCTTTTGCAGACGCCCCATAGATTCCTGGAAACGGCCGCGAGGGAAGCAGGCGTTCACCTGCCGGCCGAAGGAGAATATGCCGCAGGGCTGGTGTTTCTGCCAACCGACAAGGCCAGCCGCGAGGCGGCTGAGGCCGTGGTGGTCCAGTCCGTCCAGGACCATGGGCTTACCTTCCTGGGATGGCGGCCGGTACCCGTCAACCCGGAGGCGTGCGGCGATCTGGCCCGACGGGTGATGCCGGCCATCCAAATGGCCCTGGTGGGCAGGGGCGACGGCGACGGCTTCGAGCGCCGGCTTTACCTGGCCCGCCGAACCGCGGAAAACCGGGTTCGCCGCCAGGCAACATCGGCCGATGCTGACCTGTTTCACATCGCCAGCCTGTCGTCACGCACCCTGGTGTACAAGGGCATGCTGCTGGCGGACCAGATGACCGCTTTCTACCCAGACCTGGCCGATCCGACCATGGCCAGTGCCCTGGCCCTGGTGCATCAGCGCTACAGCACCAACACCTTTCCCTCCTGGGACCTGGCCCAGCCCTTCCGCTACCTGTGCCACAACGGCGAGATCAACACCGTGCGAGGCAACGTGAACTGGATGCGGGCCAGAGAGCCCCTGTTCCGTTCCGATGAATTCGGCGGCCACCTGGCCGAACTCCTCCCGGTCGCCACCCCCGGGGCCAGCGATTCGGCCATCCTGGACAACGCCCTGGAACTGCTCCTGCACACCGGCCGACCCCTGGCCCAGTGCATGATGATGCTGATTCCCGAGGCCTGGCAGCACCACGAGACCATGAGCCCGGCCAAAAAAGAGTTTTACGCCTACCACGCCTGCCTGATGGAGCCCTGGGACGGCCCGGCGGCCATCGCCTTCACCGACGGGCGCCAGGTGGGCGCCGTGCTGGACCGCAACGGCCTGCGCCCCAGCCGCTACACGGTCACCCGCGACGACCGGGTCATCATGGCCTCGGAAACCGGGGTGCTGCCGGTGAACCCGACCAACGTGGCCGTCAAGGGCCGCTTGGAGCCCGGGCGCATGTTTCTGGTGGATCTGGACCAGGGCCGCATCGTCCACGACGACGAGATCAAGGCGACCATGGCCGCCCGAAAGCCCTACGGCCGCTGGATGAAGGACAACCAGGTGCACCTGTCCGATTTGGCGCCGACGGACCCGCCTGCGGCTGTGCAAGGGGAAGCGCTGCAGCGCGAACAGCGGCGCTTCGGCTACACGGCCGAAGACCTTAAAATCGTCCTGGGCCCCATGGCCGTTAAAGGCGTCGAACCCACCGGGTCCATGGGCGACGACATCCCCCTGGCCATCCTCTCCAGCCGGCCCCGTTTGCTTTACGACTATTTCCGCCAGTTGTTTGCCCAGGTGACCAACCCGCCCCTGGACGCCATCCGGGAAAAACTGGTCACGGCCCTGTCGGCCACCATCGGACGCGAGCACAACCTGTTCGAAGAAACGCCCTTGCACTGCCGCCAGCTGGTTCTGGATCACCCCCTGCTCACGCCTGCCCAGCTCAGCGCCATCCGGACCAGCGGCCATGACGAGCTGCGCACCGCCGATTTGAACATCTCCTGGCCCGTGAGCGAGGGCGGCCCCGGACTGATCCAGGCCCTGGAGTCCCTGTGTCGCTATGCCGTCCGCCAGGTGGAAGCCGGTGCCCGCCTGCTGGTACTGTCCGACCGGGAGATTCCCGGAGGACAGGCCCCCATGCCGGCCCTGCTGGCCACAGCCGCCGTCCACCATCACCTCATCGCCATCGGCATGCGCGCCCGCTGCGGCCTGATCGTGGAAACCGGCGAAGCCCGCGAAATCCACCACATCTGCTGCCTGCTGGGTTACGGAGCCGGGGCCGTGGTGCCCTGGCTGGCCCTGGACACCATCGCCGACCTGGCCCGCGACAACCGCCTGGAAGGCATTGACGCGGCCACGGCCCAATCGCATTACTTCGCCGCCATCGACAAGGGCATCCTCAAAGTCCTGTCCAAGATGGGGATCTCCACCCTGCAAAGCTACCACGGCGCCCAGATCTTCGAATGTGTCGGCCTCGACCCGTCGGTGACCCGGCGCTGGTTCGGCGAAACCGTGTCGCGCATCGGCGGTGCAGACATGGACACCCTGGCCAAAGAAATCGCAGCCCGCTGCGCCCCTGTCGACAAGCCCACGGACGCCCCGCTGCTTGCGGTCGGCGGCCGCTACAAGTGGCGCCGGGGCGGCGAGGTCCATCAATACAACCCCGAGACCATTCCTCTGATTCAGCAGGCCGTTCGCCGGGGCGACGCCGATGCCTGGCAGCGCTATTGCCGGGCGGTGCAAGGCCTCAACCGGGAGGAAGGGCTGATCCGCGGCCGCTTCGAATTCACCGACGCCGACACGCCCCTGCCCCTGGAAGCGGTGGAACCCTGGACCGAGATCGTCAAGCGCTTTAAAACCGGCGCCATGTCTTACGGCTCCATCAGCAAGGAGGCCCACGAAACTCAGGCCATCGCCATGAATCGCATCGGTGGACGGAGCAACAGCGGCGAGGGCGGCGAGGACGCCGACCGCTTCACCCGCGATCCCAACGGCGACTGGCGTAACAGCGCCATCAAGCAGATCGCCTCGGGCCGCTTCGGTGTCACCATCGCCTACCTGGCCAGCGCCGGGGAACTGCAGATCAAGATGGCCCAGGGGGCCAAACCGGGCGAGGGGGGCCAGCTGCCCGGCGAAAAGGTCTATCCCTGGATCGCCAAGACACGGCACAGCACGCCCTGGGTGGGCCTGATCTCGCCGCCGCCCCACCACGACATCTACTCCATCGAAGACCTGGCCCAGCTGATCTACGACCTCAAGTGCGCCAACCCCCAGGCACGCATCAACGTCAAACTGGTATCCGAGGTGGGCGTGGGCACGGTGGCCGCCGGGGTGGCCAAAGCCGGTGCCGACGTGATCCTGATCAGCGGAGAATCGGGGGGCACCGGCGCGGCGCCCTTGACCGCCATCCGTTACGGGGGCCTGCCCTGGGAGCTGGGCCTTTCCGAAACCCAGCAGACCCTGATCCAAAACGGCCTGCGCGACCGGGTGGTGCTCGAATGCGACGGCCAGTTGAAAACCGCCCACGACGTGGCCGTGGCCTGCCTGCTGGGCGCCCAGGAATTCGGGTTCGGCACCATTTCCCTGGTGGCCCTGGGCTGCGTCATGATGCGGGTGTGCCATCTGAACACCTGCCCGGTGGGCATCGCCACCCAGGACCCTGAGCTGCGAAAGAAGTTCGCCGGCAAGCCCGAACACCTGGTCCGGCTGATGCCGTTTGTTGCCGAAGACCTGCGCATAATCATGGCCCGGCTGGGATTTCGCACCATCGACGAGATGAGCGGCCGGGTGGACCGGCTGCGCATCGCCGCCTCCGACGGCCACTGGAAAAGCGGCGGCCTGGACCTCGGCCCCGTGCTGCACCGGCCCGCCGTTCCGCCCCACATCCAGCGCCTGTGCATCCCCAAGGGGCTGATACAGGCCGGGGACGCGTCGCCCGACGCCGACCTGATCGCCCGGGCAGCGCCGGCCCTGGATCACAAAACCCCGGTGACCATCGACCTGGCCATTTCCAATGTACGGCGCACCCTGGGTACCCGGCTCAGCTACGAGGTGGCCCGGCGCCACGGCCAAACGGGCCTGCCCGACGACACCATCGTGATCAACGCCGCCGGCAGCGCCGGCCAGAGTTTCATGGCTTTCGGTGCCGCCGGTATCAGCGTGCACGTGCACGGAGATGCCAACGACTACTTCGGCAAGGGGCTCTCCGGGGCCGTGCTTTCCATTCGGCCGCCGATACGGTCCTCTTTCATCGCCGAGGAGAACATCATCATCGGCAACGTAGCCCTTTACGGGGCCACTTCCGGCCGGGCCTTCATTCGCGGCCGGGCCGGCGAGCGCTTCGCCGTGCGCAACAGCGGCGCCGTGGCGGTGGTGGAAGGCGTGGGTGACCACGGCTGCGAGTACATGACCGGCGGCCGGGTAGTGGTCCTGGGCCCCACGGGACGCAATTTCGCCGCCGGCATGAGCGGCGGCATCGCCTATGTGCTGGACGACGAAAACGGCTGGTTCCGCCAATTCGGCTGCAACCGGGAGTCGGTTGATTTAGAGCCCTTATACACCGCCGATGTCGAAGACGTGGCCCGGCACCTTGAGGCCCATCTGGAAATAACCGGCAGCGACGTGGCCCGACGCCTTCTGGAAAACCGGAACGCTTTGGGTGCGATGTTCGTTAAGGTGATGCCCATCGAGTACAAGCGGGCCCTGGCCCGGATGAGAGCGGAGCCGGACATGAGCGGAGAAAGGAACTAG